One stretch of Chitinophagaceae bacterium DNA includes these proteins:
- the prfA gene encoding peptide chain release factor 1 translates to MIQKLEQIKTRYEEVKHLIMDSNSMNDMSYYAKINKEYKELEKIIIPFNKYKQLLSEIEEAKIILENEKDAELREIAKWQLEELVPQEEEMQETLKKLLIPRDPNDSKNAILEIRAGTGGDEASIFAGDLFRMYQRYSENKKWKINIVDFTNGTAGGYKEIVATITGNNVYSEMKFESGVHRVQRIPHTETQGRIHTSAATVAVLPEMEDVEVQINMNDVKKETFCSSGAGGQSVNTTYSAVRLTHIPSGVVVSCQDERSQIKNFDKALKILRSRIYEMELKKHTEQIGAQRKSMVGNGDRSDKIRTYNYPQSRVTDHRIGYTVYNLPTVMDGKIEDFIEQLQITESTERLKEGVAK, encoded by the coding sequence ATGATACAAAAATTAGAACAAATAAAAACAAGGTACGAAGAGGTAAAGCATCTGATAATGGATTCTAATTCTATGAATGATATGTCATATTATGCAAAAATAAATAAAGAATATAAAGAATTAGAGAAAATAATTATACCATTTAACAAATATAAGCAATTACTCTCGGAAATAGAAGAAGCAAAAATAATTTTAGAGAATGAAAAAGATGCAGAATTAAGAGAAATAGCAAAATGGCAATTAGAGGAATTAGTTCCTCAGGAAGAAGAGATGCAAGAAACACTCAAAAAACTTCTGATACCAAGAGATCCGAACGATAGTAAAAATGCTATACTAGAAATAAGAGCGGGAACAGGAGGAGACGAAGCTTCTATTTTTGCGGGAGATTTGTTTAGAATGTATCAACGTTATTCAGAAAATAAAAAATGGAAAATCAATATAGTTGACTTTACGAATGGAACAGCAGGTGGGTATAAAGAAATTGTTGCTACAATAACTGGAAATAATGTGTATTCCGAAATGAAATTTGAATCGGGAGTCCATAGAGTGCAGCGCATCCCTCATACGGAAACACAAGGAAGAATTCACACATCTGCCGCAACAGTGGCAGTTCTACCCGAAATGGAAGATGTGGAGGTGCAAATAAATATGAACGATGTCAAAAAAGAAACTTTTTGCTCCTCTGGAGCAGGTGGACAATCCGTAAATACAACCTATTCTGCGGTAAGATTAACACATATTCCATCGGGTGTAGTGGTAAGCTGTCAGGATGAAAGGTCTCAAATAAAAAATTTTGATAAAGCACTCAAAATTCTCCGTTCTCGCATCTATGAAATGGAGCTCAAAAAACATACAGAACAAATAGGTGCTCAAAGAAAATCCATGGTCGGAAACGGAGACAGATCAGATAAAATTAGAACCTATAATTATCCTCAAAGCAGAGTTACTGACCACAGAATCGGGTATACTGTTTATAATCTTCCCACAGTAATGGACGGAAAAATTGAAGACTTTATAGAACAATTGCAAATTACTGAAAGCACAGAACGATTAAAAGAAGGTGTAGCAAAATAA